From a region of the Falco peregrinus isolate bFalPer1 chromosome 5, bFalPer1.pri, whole genome shotgun sequence genome:
- the LOC129784528 gene encoding acrosin-like, protein MSRVVGGTDAQPGAWPWIVSIEAPLEGGTAHICGGSLISPQWVLTSAHCFIEARNITMWQVVVGATRLTQLGPEAQVRNIKQLLVHQHFSNITRRNDIALLELEQPVQCNSYVQLACVPDASLRVSELTECYVSGWGARTARGELPKCRSAYVLQEAQVHLIDAGVCNSSGWYRGAIHTHNICAGYPQGGIDTCQGDSGGPLVCQDKSADYFWLVGLTSWGMGCARAKKPGVYTSTQHFYNWILEQMGLHTAVATTARPQPAFTSTPVHRPTPTEAGRFIPCPLPVQKLWDFLSWLQKLVQFLIGEKV, encoded by the exons atgtcgcgcgttgtgggtggcacagatgcccagccaggggcctggccctggatcgtcagcatcgAGGCTCCcttggaaggaggcacggcgcacatctgcgggggctccctcatcagcccacagtgggtcctcacgtcagcccactgcttcatcgaggccag gaaCATCACCATGTGGCAGGTGGTGGTAGGTGCCACCCGGCTGACCCAGCTGGGACCTGAGGCCCAGGTGCGCAACATCAAGcagctgctggttcaccagcacttcAGTAATATCACACggaggaacgacattgccttgctggaactggagcagcctgtccagtgcaacagctacgtacagcttgcctgcGTGCCCGatgcctcgctgagagtctcggAGCTGACAGAgtgctacgtcagtggctggggtgccaggacTGCAAGAGGTGAGCTCCCAAAATGTA gatcggcgtatgtgctgcaggaggcccaggtgcACCTCATTGATGCCggggtctgtaacagcagcggctggtacagaggggccatccacacccacaacatctgtgctggctatccgcagggtggcatcgacacctgccag ggggacagcggtgggcctcttgtgtgccaagacaagagcgctgactacttctggcttgttggcctgaccagctgggggatgggctgtgcgagagcaaagaagcccggagtctacacctccacccagcacttctacaaCTGGATCCTGGAACAGATGGGCCTGCACACAGCAGTAGCGACTACGGCAAGGCCGCAGCCAGCCTTCACCTCCACCCCCGTTCACAGGCCAACACCAACAGAAGCAGGAAGGTTTATACCCTGCCCACTTCCAGTGCAGAAGCTGTGGGATTTCCTTTCTTGGCTGCAGAAGTTGGTGCAGTTCCTAATAGGAGAAAAAGTTTGA